The genomic window GCGCGGAAGGCCGTATTCTTCGTCCCTCGGACTGGTCGGTGCAGGGGGACGCGGTACATCTCAAGATACCGGGCAGGCTGTCTCGGCGCGCGGCCTCATAAATGTGGTGTCCGGCAGGTGGAGGACCGGCCGGGCGCAGGAATTCATCGGTCAGGAGGAGGAGAAAATGACCAGAATGAAATCGATCGGCGCGGCTTTCGCTGCGGTTCTATTGAGTTCCGTTGCGGCTCACGCCGGCGACGTGCGCATCATGTGGTATTCCGACGGCGGCGAAGGCGAGGTGATCAAGGACCTGCTGTCGCGCTTCTCCAAAGCCAATCCCGACGTCAACGTCATCCTCGACGAGGTCTCCTACAATGTCGTCAAGGAACAGCTGCCGGTGCAGCTTGAAGCCGGGCAGGGGCCAGATATCGCCCGTGTCACCAATCTGAAGGCGCCGGCGCAACATTGGCTCGACCTTCGTCCCTACCTCGCCGACGCGAAATACTGGGACGATAATTTCGGCGCCCAGGCTGACTGGATGCGTCCCGATGGCTCGAACGCCATCACCGGCTTCATGACGCAGCTGACCCTGACCGGCGGTTTTGCCAACAAAACGCTCTTCGAACAGGCGGGCGTCGAAATCCCCGGCCCGAAAGCCACCTGGGACGATTGGGCGGCGGCGGCCAGGAAGGTGGCGGACAGCCAGAAGGTCTTCGCCATGGCGATCGACCGCTCCGGCCACCGCGTCTCCGGCCCGAACATCTCCTATGGCGCCAACTATATCGCCGCCGATGGTAAGCCTGCGCCGATCGACCAGGGTGCGAAGGACTTCCTCAGCCGCTTCGTCAAGTGGAACGAGGACGGCACCATCAATAAGGACGTCTGGGTCAGCGCCGCCGGCTCTACCTACCGCTCGGGCGCCGAGGACTTCATCAATGGTGGGCTCGCCTATCTCTATTCCGGCAGCTGGCAGGTTTCGGGCTTCGCCCAGAAGATTGGCGATAATTTCGACTGGGTCGTAACGGGAAGCCCCTGCGGACCGGTTGCATGCTCCGGCATGCAGGGCGGTGCGGGCCTGGTGGCCGTCAAATACACCAAGAATCCGAAGGATGTCGCCAAGGTGATGGATTACCTGGCCGGCGCCGACGTGCAGAAAGAGTTCGCCGAGCGCAGCCTGTTCATTCCGGCGCATAAGGGCGTCGCAGCCGGCCAGCTGGATTTCAAGACCGACAATCCGCATGTAAAGGCGGCGCTGAAGGCCTTCGTCGAAGCGGCCGGTCAGACGGCCGCACCCGCCATGAAGCTGCCGGGCTGGAAGTGGTCGGACGCCTATTACAGCGCTATCGTCGCCCGCATCAGCCAGGTGGTCGCCGGCGAAATGAAGCTCGACGACGCCTATGCCCGCATCGACGAGGACATCAAGGCGAAGGTCGCCGGCAACTGACGGAAGAACAGATGGCTCCGAAGACGGTTTCTTCCGAACCGCCGGCGAAAGCCGGTCTGCGGCAGGCGCTCCACGCGCCTGTCCGGCTCCTCATGGGGATCGTCGATATTCCCATGCGGGCCTGGCAGAAGCTGACGGGGCTGAACGGCATGGCGGGCATCTTCCTGGCGCCCAACATGCTGATCTTTACCGTCTTCGTGCTTCTGCCGCTGGTCATCAACTTCATCTATTCGACGACAAGCGGCAGCGCCATTTTTCTTCCGAACAGAACCTATGTCGGCGCCGACCAGTACCGCATCCTCTTCGATTGCCGCAGTTACCTCGACCCCTCGACCTGCGCGGCCGACACATTCTGGGCGGCGGTGCGCAACACAGCCGTCTTCGTCGTCTTCCAGGTCTCCGCGATGCTGATCACAGCGCTGACAACGGCGTTGATCCTCAATCGCGAGCTTTCCCATCGCGGCTTCTGGCGCGCCGTATTCTTCTTTCCGGTGCTGTTGTCTCCCGTTGTCGTCGGGCTGATCTGGAAATGGATCCTGCAGCGCGAGGGGCTTTTGAATTATGCGTTGAGCCCCTTCGGCTTCGAACCGTTCTCCTGGCTTAGCGATCGTTTTTGGGCCTTCTTCTTCGCCGTTTTCGTTTCCGTTTGGGCGCATATGGGCTTCTACGCGCTTATCCTGCTCGCAGGTCTGCAGGCGATCCCGAAAGACCTCTACGAGGCGGCGGCGATGGACAAGGCGAGCCCGACCCGCATTTTCCGGCGTATCACGCTGCCGCTGCTGATGCCGAACCTCATTGTCGTTCTGGTGCTGGCGCTGATCCGCGCCGTGCAGATCTTCGACGAGGTCTTCGTGCTGACCGGCGGCGGGCCGGGCACCAGCACCATGTACATGACCCAATATATCTATGAGACCGGCTTTGCGAGTTCATTGCGCAATCCTGGGCTTGCATCGGCCGCCTCAATCCTGATGGGCATCGTGCTCGTCGTTCTGACGCTGATCCAGCTTGGCGTGAGCGCCCGCAACGAGAAGAAGGGAATGCGACGATGAGTGCTGTCGGTGCATTTCTACTCCGTCGACGGGGCCGCGGCTGGCACTGGACGGATGTGGTCACCTGGATCTGGCTGATATCGGGCGTCTTTCTGATGTTCGGTCCGGCCGTCTGGTTGGTCTTTTCCTCCTTCAAGACACCGGCCGCCCTTGCCGAATTCCCGCCGTCCTTCCTGCCCTATGTTACCGAACAGGCTGTTGTGCCGGGCTATGACAAGCCGCTGCCGCTTTACACCGTCGCCATGCCGGATGGCAGCAGCCGCGTGCTTGCCGAAGTCCGCCGCATTGGCATCATCGGCCAGATGGTCGATCCCAAGCAGCCCGGTGAAATCGTCAAGGCGAACATCAAGGACCGCACGCCGGTGCGCAAGGTCGAATTCGCCAGCGGCAATTATACTGAACCCTTCCAGCGCTTCGATTTCTTCCTGTACCTCCGCAACTCCGTCTTCGTGACCGTAGTGGCGACGATCATCACCTTGCTCGTCAATTCAATGGCAGCCTTCGCGCTGTCGAAATACCAGTTTCCCGGTCGTGCCGCCGTCATGCTGATGATCCTTGCGACGCTGATGGTGCCGCTTTCGGTCATCGTCGTTCCGCTCTATTCCGTGATCGGCACGCTGGATCTTTTCGACAGCCTGTGGGGCGTCATCATGCCGACGGTCGCAACGCCGACAGGGGTCTTCCTGCTCAGGCAATACATGCTGACGATCCCCGACGAACTGATCGACGCCGCGCGCATGGATAAGGCCAGCGAATGGCAGATCTACTGGCGCATCATCCTGCCGCTGTCGGCGCCTGCACTTGCGGTCCTGGCGATCTTCTCGGTCGTCTGGCGATGGAATGATTTCCTCTGGCCGCTGATCGTGCTCTCGCGCAAGGAACTCTACACGCTACAGGTCGGCCTCAACGTTTATGCCGGCGAGCTCAATGTCCAATGGCACTACATCCTCGCCATGACCGTCGTGTCGATGATCCCTGTCGTGCTGATCTTCGTTTTCCTGCAGCGCTTCATCACGACGGGTATCGCCGGCTCCGGACTGAAATAATATGAAACAGGAGAGTGCATGAGCGGACTTGAGCTCAGGAACATCGTCAAGAATTTCGGCGCCGTCGAGGTCATTCGCGATGTCTCGCTTGCGGTCAACGACGGCGAGTTCGTCGCCTTTGTCGGCCCGTCCGGTTGCGGGAAATCGACGCTGCTGCGTCTTATCGCTGGTCTCGACAAGCCCACAGGCGGCAGCATTTTCATCGATGGCAAGGATGTTACCGCTATCACCGCCGCTGACCGCGGCCTTGCCATGGTCTTTCAGTCCTATGCGCTTTACCCGCATATGAGCGTGCGGGAGAATCTGGCCTTCGGCCTCGAAAACACCAAGGTGGCGAAGGCCGAGATCGAAGCGCGGATCGCCGATGCTGCACGCATGCTCGAGATCGAGCCATTCCTGCAGCGCCGTCCAGGACAGCTCTCCGGCGGCCAGCGCCAGCGCGTAGCGATCGGCCGCGCCATCGTCCGCAGGCCGGACGCCTTCCTGCTCGATGAGCCGCTTTCCAACCTCGACGCCGAGCTTCGGGTGAGCATGCGCGCCGAACTCGCCGCCCTCCACGCCCGTCTGAAGGCGACGATGATCTATGTCACCC from Rhizobium sp. Pop5 includes these protein-coding regions:
- a CDS encoding carbohydrate ABC transporter permease is translated as MAPKTVSSEPPAKAGLRQALHAPVRLLMGIVDIPMRAWQKLTGLNGMAGIFLAPNMLIFTVFVLLPLVINFIYSTTSGSAIFLPNRTYVGADQYRILFDCRSYLDPSTCAADTFWAAVRNTAVFVVFQVSAMLITALTTALILNRELSHRGFWRAVFFFPVLLSPVVVGLIWKWILQREGLLNYALSPFGFEPFSWLSDRFWAFFFAVFVSVWAHMGFYALILLAGLQAIPKDLYEAAAMDKASPTRIFRRITLPLLMPNLIVVLVLALIRAVQIFDEVFVLTGGGPGTSTMYMTQYIYETGFASSLRNPGLASAASILMGIVLVVLTLIQLGVSARNEKKGMRR
- a CDS encoding carbohydrate ABC transporter permease, which gives rise to MSAVGAFLLRRRGRGWHWTDVVTWIWLISGVFLMFGPAVWLVFSSFKTPAALAEFPPSFLPYVTEQAVVPGYDKPLPLYTVAMPDGSSRVLAEVRRIGIIGQMVDPKQPGEIVKANIKDRTPVRKVEFASGNYTEPFQRFDFFLYLRNSVFVTVVATIITLLVNSMAAFALSKYQFPGRAAVMLMILATLMVPLSVIVVPLYSVIGTLDLFDSLWGVIMPTVATPTGVFLLRQYMLTIPDELIDAARMDKASEWQIYWRIILPLSAPALAVLAIFSVVWRWNDFLWPLIVLSRKELYTLQVGLNVYAGELNVQWHYILAMTVVSMIPVVLIFVFLQRFITTGIAGSGLK
- a CDS encoding ABC transporter substrate-binding protein — its product is MTRMKSIGAAFAAVLLSSVAAHAGDVRIMWYSDGGEGEVIKDLLSRFSKANPDVNVILDEVSYNVVKEQLPVQLEAGQGPDIARVTNLKAPAQHWLDLRPYLADAKYWDDNFGAQADWMRPDGSNAITGFMTQLTLTGGFANKTLFEQAGVEIPGPKATWDDWAAAARKVADSQKVFAMAIDRSGHRVSGPNISYGANYIAADGKPAPIDQGAKDFLSRFVKWNEDGTINKDVWVSAAGSTYRSGAEDFINGGLAYLYSGSWQVSGFAQKIGDNFDWVVTGSPCGPVACSGMQGGAGLVAVKYTKNPKDVAKVMDYLAGADVQKEFAERSLFIPAHKGVAAGQLDFKTDNPHVKAALKAFVEAAGQTAAPAMKLPGWKWSDAYYSAIVARISQVVAGEMKLDDAYARIDEDIKAKVAGN
- a CDS encoding ABC transporter ATP-binding protein, with the protein product MSGLELRNIVKNFGAVEVIRDVSLAVNDGEFVAFVGPSGCGKSTLLRLIAGLDKPTGGSIFIDGKDVTAITAADRGLAMVFQSYALYPHMSVRENLAFGLENTKVAKAEIEARIADAARMLEIEPFLQRRPGQLSGGQRQRVAIGRAIVRRPDAFLLDEPLSNLDAELRVSMRAELAALHARLKATMIYVTHDQVEAMTLANRIVVLRGGRIEQIGTPLELYNKPANRFVAGFIGAPHMNFLEGAIVGHEGDLVQVETVGGHRLSVVAREAPPAGGRVSIGIRPQHITLADAGAASRLDTRITLVEELGSETVVHADAAGKKLIAVFAGQQRMKSGDSLPLSLGPEMLHLFSEDGRRLS